In Thermoanaerobacter uzonensis DSM 18761, the genomic stretch TTTGCCAATTTTTTGACTTAACAACTAACATTTTAGTGATAAAATATAAAGTGTGGACAATCAATCACTTGTTGAAAGGAGAAAAATATGTTAAAAGGGTTTAAAGAATTCATTATGCGTGGAAATGTTTTGGATTTAGCAGTAGCTGTAATAATAGGTGCAGCTTTTAACAAAGTAGTAAATTCATTAGTTGTGGATGTTTTAACTCCACTGATTGGAGCAATATTTGGAGCTCCTGATTTTTCTGCCCTTAAATTAGGACCAATAGCCATAGGTAATTTCCTTAATGCTGTTGTTAACTTTATTATCGTATCTGCAGCCATATATTTTTTCATAGTAGCTCCTATGAATGCTATTAGACAGCGAAAAGCAAAAGAAAAAGAACAAACACCACCTGAACCATCAGAGGAAGTAAAACTTTTAAGAGAAATATTAGAGGTATTAAAGGAAAAGTAAGGTAATATTGATTAATATAAATTTGTCGTCGACCTAAGATAATGCAAAAAATGTTGAGGATCGACGACAAATTATTTTTTCAATTTTAGAAAATAGTTGATTTTGTCAAACAATATGGTATAATAAAGTAGAAATACTTGACAGGAATTAAAAAGTCGTAAGGCGTATAATGTGCTATTTATGCATGTTAGAATGGGTTTTTAGCCTACCTATAAGGAATTGAAACAAAA encodes the following:
- the mscL gene encoding large conductance mechanosensitive channel protein MscL, whose protein sequence is MLKGFKEFIMRGNVLDLAVAVIIGAAFNKVVNSLVVDVLTPLIGAIFGAPDFSALKLGPIAIGNFLNAVVNFIIVSAAIYFFIVAPMNAIRQRKAKEKEQTPPEPSEEVKLLREILEVLKEK